One stretch of Miscanthus floridulus cultivar M001 chromosome 18, ASM1932011v1, whole genome shotgun sequence DNA includes these proteins:
- the LOC136519823 gene encoding uncharacterized protein yields the protein MGKAKGKGPKFAAVKKIITKKTINKYKEDVLNHKKKDADKEKLGRNVPQVSSALFFSYNTALGPPYRVIVDTNFINFSIQNKLDLEKGMMDCLYAKCTPCITDCVMAELEKLGQKYRVALRIAKDPRFQRLACTHKGTYADDCIVERVTQHKCYIVATCDRDLKRRIRKVPGVPIMYITRHRYSIERLPEATIGGAPRI from the exons ATGGGGAAGGCAAAGGGCAAGGGCCCTAAATTCGCTGCAGTGAAGAAGATTATCACTAAGAAAACCATCAACAA GTACAAGGAGGATGTGCTGAACCACAAGAAGAAGGACGCGGATAAGGAGAAGCTCGGCCGGAATGT ACCGCAGGTTTCGTCGGCGTTGTTCTTCAGCTACAACACGGCGCTGGGACCGCCGTACCGGGTGATTGTGGATACCAACTTCATCAACTTCTCCATACAGAATAAG CTGGATTTGGAGAAGGGAATGATggattgcctttatgcaaaat GTACCCCGTGTATCACTGACTGCGTTATGGCTGAGCTTGAAAAGCTGGGACAGAAGTATCGTGTGGCCTTGAG AATCGCCAAGGACCCTAGGTTCCAAAGATTGGCATGCACACACAAGGGAACTTATGCTGATGACTGCATCGTGGAGAGGGTCACTCAG CACAAATGCTACATAGTTGCTACTTGTGATAGAGATTTGAAAAGGAGGATAAGAAAG GTTCCTGGTGTTCCAATCATGTACATCACAAGACACAGGTATTCGATAGAACGGCTCCCTGAGGCCACAATTGGTGGAG CACCAAGAATCTGA
- the LOC136519827 gene encoding uncharacterized protein — MAAATATLRWVLQLHRDVPRAARFYAEGLDFSVNVCTLRWAELQSGPLKLALMHTNDSNLASQRVYSSMLSFTVPDISSTVTKLMALGAELDGPIKYEIHGKVAALRCIDGHMLGLYEPA; from the exons ATGGCGGCGGCGACCGCGACGCTCCGGTGGGTGCTGCAGCTGCACCGGGACGTGCCGCGAGCGGCGCGGTTCTACGCGGAGGGTCTCGACTTCAGTGTGAACGTCTGCACGCTCCGCTGGGCCGAGCTGCAGTCAGGGCCGCTCAAGCTCGCGCTCATGCACACCAACGACAG TAATCTTGCATCGCAGAGAGTTTATTCTTCAATGCTGTCCTTCACTGTACCAGACATAAGCAGTACTGTGACGAAATTAATGGCATTGGGAGCTGAGTTGGATGGGCCTATCAAATATGAGATCCATGGAAAA GTTGCAGCATTGCGATGCATCGATGGGCACATGCTAGGCCTTTACGAGCCGGCTTGA